In the Brassica napus cultivar Da-Ae chromosome A7, Da-Ae, whole genome shotgun sequence genome, one interval contains:
- the LOC106357164 gene encoding zinc finger protein JAGGED — MRNEDNYLDLNNLPDDSYRDGNKQTLEEGSSSGQRKKKGSKEGKDESGKVYECRFCSLKFCKSQALGGHMNRHRQERETETLNQARQLVYRNDTLTPPGITPFGYQTADPTIYRSVYSSPMLYTGSSSTNLVPQPLQPPYQYSSNQYSPYNNMNDYYFSQSFRGNRSISPNPNLPTTTTVNYMAGGPVESSYTCVGEPIDQTGFSNRGSAIVRAPPLEPPQVRDGDASRQRLDHSLRLPMNRFQDHHSL, encoded by the exons AT GAGGAATGAGGATAATTACCTAGACCTCAACAATCTGCCAGATGATTCTTATAGAGATGGCAATAAGCAAACCCTGGAGGAAGGTTCTTCCTCTG gtcaaagaaagaagaaaggtaGTAAAGAAGGGAAAGATGAGAGCGGGAAGGTGTATGAATGTCGATTTTGTTCACTGAAGTTCTGCAAATCCCAAGCTCTTGGTGGCCACATGAATCGCCACCGACAAG AGAGGGAGACGGAGACATTGAATCAAGCCCGTCAATTGGTCTACCGTAACGATACCTTAACCCCACCAGGAATTACACCTTTCGG ATATCAAACCGCAGATCCAACAATATACCGGTCGGTTTACTCTTCACCGATGCTATATACCGGAAGCTCCTCAACAAACTTGGTTCCCCAACCGCTTCAACCACCATATCAATACTCTTCAAACCAATACTCGCCCTACAACAACATGAATGATTATTACTTCAGCCAATCCTTTCGAGGCAATAGAAGCATCTCTCCAAACCCTAATCTTCCCACAACAACAACCGTTAATTACATGGCTGGTGGTCCTGTGGAATCAAGCTACACTTGCGTCGGTGAACCCATTGATCAGACCGGTTTTTCTAACCGTGGCTCCGCCATAGTCCGTGCGCCCCCGCTGGAACCGCCACAAGTTCGTGATGGTGACGCTTCACGGCAGCGTTTGGATCACTCTCTTAGGTTACCAATGAACCGGTTTCAAGATCATCACTCGCTCTGA
- the LOC106354015 gene encoding uncharacterized protein LOC106354015, with amino-acid sequence MNHWAVQPSALADQSVVVCPKPRRIALRNPSLYHHPARSLRCYFSHQQVEVCESEAETDILDIILTKDGNGTEQVQAQLLDSPSPFLCGSPPSRVANPLTQDARFRDELSLVSSPFPTPLGQPHSSSGRKGGFVRGSFGNSPAVRIEGFDCLDRDSRNCSIPALA; translated from the exons atGAATCACTGGGCGGTCCAGCCAAGCGCTTTAGCTGATCAGAGTGTTGTTGTTTGCCCAAAACCACGTCGTATTGCTCTCCGTAACCCTTCCCTCTACCACCATCCCGCTCGCTCTCTCCGTTGTTACTTCAG CCATCAACAAGTGGAGGTGTGTGAATCCGAGGCAGAGACTGATATCTTAGATATCATACTCACAAAG GATGGTAATGGTACGGAACAAGTTCAGGCTCAGTTATTAGACTCGCCGTCCCCGTTTTTATGTGGGTCGCCGCCGAGCAGAGTCGCTAACCCTTTAACACAGGATGCTCGTTTCAGAGATGAACTCTCACTGGTCTCTTCACCCTTCCCGACTCCGCTGGGCCAACCTCATTCCTCCTCGGGGAGGAAAGGAGGGTTTGTTAGAGGCAGTTTTGGTAATAGCCCAGCGGTTAGGATTGAAGGGTTCGATTGTCTCGACAGGGACAGTAGAAACTGCAGCATCCCTGCCTTGGCATGA